In the genome of Streptomyces sp. NBC_00190, one region contains:
- the dxs gene encoding 1-deoxy-D-xylulose-5-phosphate synthase has product MLLPRIKGPRDLDLLSQEELNQLAAEIRSFLVDAVSKTGGHLGPNLGVVELTIALHRVFDSPKDKVLFDTGHQAYVHKLLTGRQDFGNLRSKGGLSGYPSRAESDHDVIENSHASTVLGWADGIAKANEVLGREDHHVAAVIGDGALTGGMAWEALNNIAAAKDRPLVIVVNDNERSYGPTIGGLANHLATLRTTDGYERFLARGKDLLERTPVVGKPLYETLHGAKKGLKDFIAPQGMFEDLGLKYIGPIDGHDIEALESALQRAKRFSGPVIVHCLTQKGRGYEPAVQDEADRFHAVGVIHPDTGLPVSTDAASWTSVFADEMVKLGKERGDIVAITAAMLQPVGLKKFADAYPDRIFDVGIAEQHGATSAAGLATGGAHPVFAVYATFLNRAFDQVLMDVALHKCGVTFVLDRAGVTGTDGASHNGMWDMSIMQVVPGLRLAAPRDAEQLRAQLREAVLVKDAPTVVRYSKGVVGPAVPAVGRIGGMDVLRTPAPEVTRPDVLLVSVGALAPMCLEIANLLDKQGITTTVVDPRWVKPVDEALAPLADRHRVVVTVEDNGRTGGVGSAVSQALRDAGVDVPLRDFGIPQRFLDHASRKEVMAEIGLTAPDIARQVTGLVAKLDGRFDSEPAAAVD; this is encoded by the coding sequence GTGCTGCTGCCCCGCATCAAGGGACCGCGCGATCTGGACCTGCTCAGCCAGGAGGAGCTCAACCAGCTCGCCGCCGAGATCAGGTCCTTCCTCGTCGACGCCGTCTCCAAGACCGGCGGGCACCTCGGCCCCAACCTCGGGGTGGTCGAACTGACGATCGCCCTGCACCGGGTCTTCGACTCGCCCAAGGACAAGGTCCTCTTCGACACCGGCCACCAGGCCTACGTCCACAAGCTGCTCACCGGCCGTCAGGACTTCGGCAACCTGCGCTCCAAGGGCGGCCTCTCCGGCTACCCCTCGCGCGCCGAGTCCGACCACGACGTGATCGAGAACTCGCACGCCTCCACCGTGCTCGGCTGGGCCGACGGCATCGCCAAGGCCAACGAGGTGCTAGGCCGCGAGGACCACCACGTCGCCGCCGTCATCGGCGACGGCGCGCTGACCGGCGGCATGGCCTGGGAGGCGCTGAACAACATCGCCGCCGCCAAGGACCGCCCCCTGGTCATCGTCGTCAACGACAACGAGCGCTCGTACGGCCCCACCATCGGCGGCCTCGCGAACCACCTGGCGACCCTGCGCACCACGGACGGCTACGAGCGCTTCCTGGCCCGCGGCAAGGACCTCCTGGAGCGCACCCCCGTCGTGGGCAAGCCGCTCTACGAGACCCTGCACGGCGCCAAGAAGGGCCTCAAGGACTTCATCGCCCCGCAGGGCATGTTCGAGGACCTGGGCCTGAAGTACATCGGCCCCATCGACGGCCACGACATCGAGGCCCTGGAGTCCGCCCTGCAGCGCGCCAAGCGCTTCAGCGGTCCGGTCATCGTGCACTGCCTCACCCAGAAGGGCCGGGGCTACGAGCCGGCCGTCCAGGACGAGGCGGACCGCTTCCACGCGGTCGGCGTGATCCACCCGGACACCGGCCTGCCGGTCAGCACCGACGCCGCCAGCTGGACCTCCGTCTTCGCCGACGAGATGGTCAAGCTCGGCAAGGAGCGGGGGGACATCGTCGCCATCACCGCGGCCATGCTCCAGCCGGTCGGCCTGAAGAAGTTCGCGGACGCCTACCCCGACCGGATCTTCGACGTCGGCATCGCCGAGCAGCACGGCGCCACTTCGGCGGCGGGCCTGGCGACCGGCGGCGCCCACCCGGTCTTCGCGGTGTACGCCACCTTCCTCAACCGCGCCTTCGACCAGGTCCTGATGGACGTCGCCCTGCACAAGTGCGGGGTCACCTTCGTCCTGGACCGCGCCGGTGTCACCGGCACCGACGGCGCCTCCCACAACGGCATGTGGGACATGTCGATCATGCAGGTCGTACCCGGTCTGCGGCTCGCCGCCCCGCGCGACGCCGAGCAGCTGCGCGCCCAGCTGCGCGAGGCCGTCCTGGTCAAGGACGCGCCGACCGTCGTGCGCTACTCCAAGGGCGTCGTCGGCCCGGCCGTCCCGGCCGTCGGCCGGATCGGCGGCATGGACGTGCTGCGCACCCCGGCTCCCGAAGTCACCAGGCCGGACGTACTCCTGGTCTCCGTCGGCGCGCTGGCCCCGATGTGCCTGGAGATCGCGAACCTGCTCGACAAGCAGGGCATCACCACCACCGTCGTGGACCCCCGCTGGGTCAAGCCCGTGGACGAGGCCCTGGCCCCGCTCGCCGACCGCCACCGCGTGGTCGTCACCGTCGAGGACAACGGCCGTACCGGCGGCGTGGGCTCCGCCGTCTCGCAGGCGCTCCGGGACGCGGGGGTCGACGTACCGCTGCGCGACTTCGGCATCCCGCAGCGCTTCCTGGACCACGCCTCCCGCAAGGAGGTCATGGCCGAGATCGGGCTGACCGCTCCGGACATCGCCCGGCAGGTCACCGGCCTCGTGGCCAAGCTGGACGGGCGCTTCGACAGCGAGCCGGCCGCCGCCGTCGACTAG
- a CDS encoding amino acid permease, whose amino-acid sequence MSKDLNSPFRTKTVEQSIRDTEEPEHALRKSLSAWDLTVFGVGVIIGTGIFVLTGIAARNNAGPATSLSFVAAGIVCALAALCYAEFASTVPVAGSAYTFSYASIGELPAWIIGWDLVLEFALGTAVVAVGWSGYVRHLMSTNLGWDMPAALSGPDAGGSFDLLAFLLVLVLTAILVIGTKLSARITAVVVAIKVTVVLLVIIAGLFFIKGDNYSPFIPPAQPQEAGGGLHAPLVQLMFGYAPTNFGVMGIFTAASLIFFAFIGFDVVATAAEETKNPQRDMPRGILGSLLVCTVLYVAVTLVVTGMQKYTEMSPTAPLAEAFKSVNQPFFSGAISLGAAVGLITVCMILLLGQTRVFFAMSRDGLLPRVFSVTHPKYRTPYRATLLLGGIIAIVAGFTSLEKLAELVNIGTLFAFVVVALGVIVLRRTRPDLHRAFRTPWVPVVPIVSIAASLWLMLNLPAETWIRFGIWMVVGFIVYFLYGRSHSRLGKLGQDAKF is encoded by the coding sequence GTGAGTAAGGATCTGAACAGCCCCTTCCGCACCAAGACGGTGGAGCAGTCCATCCGCGACACGGAGGAGCCGGAACACGCACTCCGCAAGTCGCTCTCCGCCTGGGACCTGACGGTCTTCGGCGTGGGCGTCATCATCGGCACCGGCATCTTCGTCCTCACGGGCATCGCGGCCCGGAACAACGCCGGACCCGCCACCTCCCTCTCCTTCGTGGCAGCGGGCATCGTCTGCGCCCTCGCAGCGCTCTGCTACGCCGAGTTCGCGTCCACCGTGCCGGTGGCCGGTTCGGCGTACACCTTCTCGTACGCCTCGATCGGTGAGCTGCCCGCCTGGATCATCGGGTGGGACCTGGTGCTCGAGTTCGCGCTCGGCACCGCCGTCGTGGCGGTGGGCTGGTCCGGGTACGTGCGCCACCTCATGTCGACGAACCTCGGCTGGGACATGCCCGCCGCGCTGTCGGGGCCCGACGCGGGAGGATCCTTCGACCTGCTCGCCTTCCTGCTGGTCCTGGTGCTGACCGCGATCCTGGTCATCGGGACGAAGCTCTCGGCCCGGATCACCGCGGTCGTCGTCGCCATCAAGGTCACCGTGGTCCTGCTGGTCATCATCGCGGGCCTGTTCTTCATCAAGGGCGACAACTACTCGCCGTTCATCCCCCCGGCGCAGCCCCAGGAAGCGGGCGGCGGCCTGCACGCACCACTGGTCCAGCTGATGTTCGGCTACGCGCCCACCAACTTCGGTGTCATGGGCATCTTCACCGCGGCCTCCCTCATCTTCTTCGCCTTCATCGGCTTCGACGTCGTGGCCACCGCGGCCGAGGAGACCAAGAATCCCCAGCGGGACATGCCGCGCGGCATCCTCGGCTCGCTGCTGGTCTGCACGGTGCTCTACGTCGCCGTGACGCTGGTGGTCACCGGCATGCAGAAGTACACGGAGATGTCGCCCACCGCCCCGCTCGCCGAAGCCTTCAAGTCGGTGAACCAGCCGTTCTTCTCCGGCGCCATCAGCCTCGGGGCGGCCGTCGGCCTGATCACCGTGTGCATGATCCTGCTGCTCGGCCAGACCCGCGTGTTCTTCGCGATGAGCCGTGACGGACTGCTGCCGCGCGTCTTCTCCGTCACCCACCCCAAGTACCGCACGCCGTACCGGGCGACCCTCCTGCTCGGCGGGATCATCGCCATCGTCGCGGGTTTCACCAGCCTGGAGAAGCTCGCGGAACTGGTGAACATCGGCACCCTGTTCGCCTTCGTGGTGGTCGCCCTCGGCGTGATCGTCCTGCGCCGGACCCGCCCCGACCTGCACCGGGCCTTCCGCACCCCGTGGGTGCCGGTCGTCCCGATCGTGTCGATCGCGGCCTCGCTCTGGCTGATGCTCAACCTGCCGGCCGAGACCTGGATCCGGTTCGGCATCTGGATGGTCGTCGGCTTCATCGTCTACTTCCTGTACGGCCGCAGCCACAGCCGGCTCGGCAAGCTCGGCCAGGACGCGAAGTTCTAG
- a CDS encoding LCP family protein — protein MTDTHARPRRRRRRVLRITLLLVAVLILGAAGAGWWMYSHLNGNIDSVDLDQAIGDNRPPKGAANAQNILVLGSDSRAGANADLDHGDVSGARSDTAMLVHIPEGRAKATAVSIPRDTLITRPECKDGDGKTVPSAKRVMFNSVYSLAGPACVVNTVEQMSGVRVDHFVEVDFAGFKGLVDALGGVTVTLDKPMSGAKGGLKLDAGTHRLNGTDSLKFVRTRYGYGDGSDLGRIGLQQQFMMAMLTEVKKQDALGNPARLYKLADAGTKSLTTDSDLASLTALSDFAKSMKGVDPDTMETIMLPVAYDKVDPNRVVVAEPQATQLWEALRTDQKVPASAKDSPAKG, from the coding sequence ATGACGGACACGCACGCGCGCCCCAGGCGCCGCCGACGCCGCGTTCTGCGGATCACCCTGTTGCTGGTCGCCGTGCTGATCCTGGGCGCCGCCGGAGCCGGCTGGTGGATGTACAGCCACCTCAACGGCAACATCGACAGCGTCGACCTGGACCAGGCCATCGGCGACAACCGGCCGCCGAAGGGGGCCGCGAACGCCCAGAACATCCTGGTGCTCGGCTCCGATTCGCGTGCCGGAGCCAACGCCGACCTCGACCACGGCGATGTCAGCGGCGCCCGCTCGGACACCGCGATGCTGGTGCACATACCCGAGGGCCGGGCCAAGGCCACCGCGGTGAGCATCCCCCGCGACACCCTGATCACCCGGCCCGAATGCAAGGACGGGGACGGCAAGACCGTGCCGTCCGCGAAGCGGGTCATGTTCAACTCGGTCTACTCGCTGGCCGGTCCGGCCTGTGTGGTCAACACCGTGGAGCAGATGTCCGGCGTCCGCGTGGACCACTTCGTCGAGGTCGACTTCGCCGGCTTCAAGGGCCTGGTGGACGCGCTCGGAGGGGTCACCGTCACCCTGGACAAGCCGATGAGCGGGGCCAAGGGCGGGCTGAAGCTGGACGCGGGCACGCACCGGCTGAACGGCACGGACTCGCTCAAGTTCGTCCGTACCCGCTACGGCTACGGGGACGGCAGCGACCTCGGACGCATAGGCCTGCAGCAGCAGTTCATGATGGCGATGCTGACCGAGGTCAAGAAGCAGGACGCGCTCGGCAACCCGGCGCGGCTCTACAAGCTCGCCGACGCCGGCACCAAGTCGCTGACCACCGACTCGGACCTCGCCTCCCTCACCGCGCTCTCCGACTTCGCCAAGAGCATGAAGGGCGTCGACCCGGACACGATGGAGACCATCATGCTGCCGGTCGCCTACGACAAGGTGGACCCGAACCGGGTGGTCGTGGCCGAGCCGCAGGCCACCCAGTTGTGGGAAGCCCTCCGCACGGACCAGAAGGTCCCGGCCTCCGCGAAGGACTCCCCCGCCAAGGGCTGA
- a CDS encoding 3-hydroxyacyl-CoA dehydrogenase NAD-binding domain-containing protein, which produces MSTTAELLKGAAELFPDEVVTSAHVRHLDLPFGAGRFALITLDNGFDHTKPTTFGPQSLANLNAAIDQVEQEALAGSIVGAGITGKPFIFAVGADLKGVELLKKHDEALAIGKGGHDVFKRLSALAVPTFAYYNGAAMGGGVEVGLHCSYRTVSKAIPAFSLPEVFLGLVPGWGGCAILPNLIGAERAVSVIIENSLNQNKQLRGKQVFDLGIADALFEGADFLEQSLLWTANVLNGTTEVVRAEIDRGEAWDAAVAKGRFIADSKVHGAAPAAYRALDIIAAAKSGDLQAGFDAEDTALADLIMGGELRSGIYAFNLVQKRAKRPAGAPDKSLARPVTKVGVVGAGLMASQLALLFLRRLEVPVVLTDIDQERVDKGVGYVHAEIQKLLGKGRINQDKANRLTALVTGVLDKAEGFADADFIIEAVFEEMSVKQKVFAEVEAVAPAHAILATNTSSLSVSEMASKLQHPERVVGFHFFNPVAILPLLEIVRGEQTDDASLATAFGVAKKLKKTAVLTKDAPAFVVNRILTRFMGEIQNVIDEGTPVVTAEKAIEPLGLPMSPLVLLELVGPAIGLHVSETLNRAFPERFTVSPNLAAVVKAGKRGFYVYSAENGFKPELDPEVAALLVQGDVVLTEEQVRDRVLDAVAQEIGLMLEEGVVAEAQDIDLCLITGAGWPFHLGGVTPYLDREGVSERVNGKKFLAPGLASIPA; this is translated from the coding sequence GTGAGCACCACCGCTGAGCTCCTGAAGGGCGCGGCCGAGCTGTTCCCGGACGAGGTCGTCACGTCCGCGCACGTCCGCCACCTGGACCTGCCGTTCGGCGCCGGGCGCTTCGCGCTCATCACGCTGGACAACGGCTTCGATCACACCAAGCCGACCACCTTCGGCCCGCAGTCCCTCGCCAACCTGAACGCGGCGATCGACCAGGTCGAGCAGGAGGCCCTCGCGGGCTCCATCGTCGGCGCCGGCATCACCGGCAAGCCGTTCATCTTCGCGGTCGGCGCCGACCTCAAGGGCGTCGAGCTGCTGAAGAAGCACGACGAGGCGCTCGCCATCGGCAAGGGCGGCCACGACGTCTTCAAGCGCCTTTCCGCGCTGGCGGTCCCGACCTTCGCGTACTACAACGGCGCGGCCATGGGCGGCGGCGTCGAGGTCGGTCTGCACTGCTCCTACCGCACCGTCTCGAAGGCGATCCCGGCCTTCTCGCTGCCCGAGGTCTTCCTCGGCCTGGTTCCCGGCTGGGGCGGCTGCGCCATCCTGCCGAACCTGATCGGCGCCGAGCGCGCGGTCTCGGTGATCATCGAGAACTCGCTCAACCAGAACAAGCAGCTGCGCGGCAAGCAGGTCTTCGACCTGGGCATCGCGGACGCGCTGTTCGAGGGTGCGGACTTCCTGGAGCAGTCGCTCCTGTGGACCGCGAACGTCCTGAACGGCACCACCGAGGTCGTCCGCGCCGAGATCGACCGCGGCGAGGCCTGGGACGCGGCCGTCGCCAAGGGCCGCTTCATCGCGGACTCCAAGGTGCACGGCGCCGCTCCGGCCGCCTACCGCGCGCTGGACATCATCGCCGCGGCCAAGTCGGGCGACCTCCAGGCCGGCTTCGACGCCGAGGACACGGCCCTGGCCGACCTCATCATGGGCGGCGAGCTGCGCTCGGGCATCTACGCCTTCAACCTGGTCCAGAAGCGCGCCAAGCGCCCGGCCGGTGCCCCGGACAAGTCCCTGGCCCGTCCGGTCACCAAGGTCGGCGTCGTCGGCGCGGGCCTGATGGCCTCGCAGCTGGCGCTGCTCTTCCTGCGCCGCCTGGAGGTGCCGGTGGTCCTCACCGACATCGACCAGGAGCGCGTGGACAAGGGTGTGGGCTACGTCCACGCCGAGATCCAGAAGCTGCTCGGCAAGGGCCGCATCAACCAGGACAAGGCCAACCGCCTGACCGCCCTGGTGACGGGTGTCCTGGACAAGGCCGAGGGCTTCGCGGACGCGGACTTCATCATCGAGGCCGTGTTCGAGGAGATGTCCGTCAAGCAGAAGGTGTTCGCGGAGGTCGAGGCGGTCGCCCCGGCGCACGCGATCCTCGCCACCAACACCTCCTCGCTGTCGGTCTCCGAGATGGCCTCGAAGCTCCAGCACCCGGAGCGCGTGGTCGGCTTCCACTTCTTCAACCCGGTCGCGATCCTCCCGCTGCTGGAGATCGTCCGCGGTGAGCAGACCGACGACGCCTCGCTGGCCACGGCCTTCGGTGTCGCCAAGAAGCTGAAGAAGACCGCGGTCCTCACCAAGGACGCCCCGGCGTTCGTCGTGAACCGCATCCTGACCCGCTTCATGGGCGAGATCCAGAACGTCATCGACGAGGGCACCCCGGTGGTCACGGCGGAGAAGGCCATCGAGCCGCTCGGCCTGCCGATGTCCCCGCTGGTGCTGCTGGAGCTCGTCGGCCCGGCCATCGGTCTGCACGTCTCCGAGACCCTGAACCGCGCCTTCCCGGAGCGCTTCACCGTCTCCCCGAACCTGGCGGCCGTGGTCAAGGCCGGCAAGCGCGGCTTCTACGTCTACTCCGCCGAGAACGGCTTCAAGCCGGAGCTGGACCCCGAGGTCGCCGCCCTCCTGGTGCAGGGCGATGTCGTCCTGACGGAGGAGCAGGTCCGCGACCGCGTCCTGGACGCGGTGGCGCAGGAGATCGGCCTGATGCTGGAGGAGGGTGTCGTGGCCGAGGCCCAGGACATCGACCTCTGCCTCATCACCGGTGCGGGCTGGCCCTTCCACCTGGGTGGCGTCACGCCGTACCTGGACCGTGAAGGCGTCTCGGAGCGCGTGAACGGCAAGAAGTTCCTCGCTCCCGGTCTGGCGAGCATCCCGGCCTAG
- a CDS encoding thiolase family protein has product MPRTVRDVVFVDGVRTPFGKAGPKGIYNGTRADDLVVKAIRELLRRNPDLDPAKIDEVAIAATTQIGDQGLTLGRTAGILAGLPQSVPGYSIDRMCAGALTAVTAVAGGVAFGAYDVALAGGVEHMGRHPMGEGVDPNPRFVSEKLVDESALFMGMTAENLHDRYPTITKLRADEYAVRSQEKAAKAYADGKIQQDLVPISVRNTNEAAGETGWGLVTSDEPMRPGTTLENLAGLKTPFRTHGRVTAGNAAGLNDGATAAIIASEDFARENNLPVKMRLVSYSFAGVEPEVMGYGPIPATEKALAQAGLTIDDIGLFEVNEAFAVQVLAFLEHYGIADDDARVNQYGGAIAFGHPLASSGVRLMTQLARQFEEQPHVRYGLTTMCVGFGMGATVIWENPNFNAEGDSK; this is encoded by the coding sequence GTGCCTCGTACCGTCAGGGACGTCGTCTTCGTCGACGGCGTCCGCACCCCGTTCGGCAAGGCGGGCCCGAAGGGCATCTACAACGGGACCCGCGCCGACGACCTCGTCGTGAAGGCGATCCGGGAGCTGCTGCGCCGCAACCCGGACCTGGACCCCGCGAAGATCGACGAGGTCGCCATCGCCGCGACCACGCAGATCGGCGACCAGGGCCTGACGCTGGGCCGTACGGCCGGCATCCTCGCGGGCCTCCCGCAGTCCGTCCCGGGCTACTCCATCGACCGCATGTGCGCCGGCGCGCTGACCGCCGTGACCGCCGTCGCGGGCGGTGTGGCCTTCGGTGCGTACGACGTCGCCCTCGCCGGCGGTGTCGAGCACATGGGCCGCCACCCCATGGGCGAGGGCGTGGACCCGAACCCGCGCTTCGTCTCCGAGAAGCTGGTCGACGAGTCCGCCCTGTTCATGGGCATGACCGCCGAGAACCTGCACGACCGGTACCCGACGATCACCAAGCTCCGCGCCGACGAGTACGCCGTGCGCTCGCAGGAGAAGGCCGCCAAGGCGTACGCCGACGGCAAGATCCAGCAGGACCTGGTCCCGATCTCGGTGCGCAACACCAACGAGGCAGCGGGTGAGACGGGCTGGGGCCTGGTCACCTCCGACGAGCCGATGCGCCCGGGCACCACGCTGGAGAACCTGGCCGGCCTGAAGACCCCGTTCCGTACCCACGGCCGGGTCACCGCGGGCAACGCCGCCGGTCTCAACGACGGTGCCACCGCCGCGATCATCGCGTCCGAGGACTTCGCCCGGGAGAACAACCTCCCGGTCAAGATGCGCCTGGTCTCGTACTCCTTCGCGGGCGTCGAGCCCGAGGTCATGGGCTACGGCCCGATCCCGGCCACCGAGAAGGCCCTGGCCCAGGCCGGCCTGACGATCGACGACATCGGTCTCTTCGAGGTCAACGAGGCCTTCGCGGTCCAGGTCCTCGCGTTCCTGGAGCACTACGGCATCGCCGATGACGACGCCCGCGTGAACCAGTACGGCGGCGCCATCGCCTTCGGTCACCCGCTCGCCTCCTCGGGCGTGCGCCTGATGACGCAGCTGGCCCGTCAGTTCGAGGAGCAGCCGCACGTCCGCTACGGCCTGACCACCATGTGCGTCGGCTTCGGCATGGGCGCCACGGTCATCTGGGAGAACCCGAACTTCAACGCCGAGGGAGACTCCAAGTGA
- a CDS encoding ribonuclease D, producing MTDAQETAADLRTTTGGGPPDEVVSSSDGPPIPLLEPREGIPPVVADADALAEVVAAFAAGTGPVAVDAERASGYRYGQRAYLVQLRREGAGSALIDPVGCPDLSSLGEALTGTEWILHAATQDLPCLREIGMVPTSLFDTELAGRLAGFPRVGLGAMVESVLGYALEKGHSAVDWSTRPLPEPWLRYAALDVELLVDLRDALEEELDRQGKLEWAHQEFDAIAAAPPAPPRKDPWRRTSGMHKVRRRRQMAVVRELWESRDRIAQRRDVSPGKVLGDAAIVEAALALPANVQALSALPGYGQRMGRRQLEQWMAAVDRAKALPENELPQPGATPAGPPPPRSWVDKDPAAAVRLSAARAAVSALAEGLNLPQENLITPDTVRRLCWEPPHRLEAEAVAQALAGYGARPWQIEQVTAALVTALAARA from the coding sequence GTGACCGACGCCCAAGAGACCGCAGCAGACCTGCGCACCACCACCGGGGGCGGCCCCCCGGACGAAGTCGTCAGTTCGTCCGATGGGCCGCCGATTCCACTGCTGGAACCCCGTGAGGGGATCCCTCCGGTGGTCGCCGACGCCGACGCCCTCGCCGAAGTGGTCGCGGCCTTCGCCGCGGGCACCGGCCCCGTGGCCGTCGACGCCGAGCGCGCCTCCGGATACCGCTACGGCCAGCGCGCCTACCTGGTACAGCTGCGCCGCGAGGGCGCGGGGTCCGCGCTCATCGACCCGGTGGGCTGCCCCGACCTCTCCTCACTCGGCGAGGCCCTGACCGGCACCGAGTGGATCCTGCACGCCGCCACCCAGGACCTGCCGTGCCTGCGCGAAATAGGCATGGTGCCCACCTCCCTGTTCGACACCGAACTGGCCGGCCGCCTCGCCGGGTTCCCGCGGGTCGGACTGGGCGCGATGGTCGAGAGCGTGCTCGGCTACGCGCTGGAGAAGGGCCACTCCGCCGTCGACTGGTCGACCCGCCCGCTTCCGGAGCCGTGGCTGCGCTACGCCGCGCTCGACGTGGAGCTGCTGGTGGACCTGCGGGACGCGCTGGAGGAGGAGCTGGACCGGCAGGGCAAGCTGGAATGGGCCCACCAGGAGTTCGACGCCATCGCCGCCGCCCCGCCCGCGCCGCCGCGCAAGGACCCGTGGCGCCGTACGTCCGGTATGCACAAGGTGCGCCGCCGCCGGCAGATGGCGGTCGTGCGGGAGCTGTGGGAGTCGCGGGACCGGATCGCGCAGCGGCGCGACGTGTCGCCCGGCAAGGTGCTGGGCGACGCCGCGATCGTCGAGGCCGCCCTCGCCCTCCCGGCGAACGTACAGGCCCTGTCCGCCCTGCCCGGCTACGGGCAGCGGATGGGCCGGCGCCAGCTGGAGCAGTGGATGGCCGCCGTGGACCGGGCGAAGGCGCTGCCCGAGAACGAGCTGCCGCAGCCCGGGGCGACCCCGGCCGGTCCGCCCCCGCCGCGCTCCTGGGTCGACAAGGACCCGGCCGCCGCCGTACGGCTGTCGGCGGCCCGCGCGGCCGTCTCCGCACTGGCCGAGGGGCTGAACCTGCCCCAGGAGAACCTGATCACCCCGGACACGGTCCGCCGGCTGTGCTGGGAGCCGCCGCACCGGCTGGAGGCGGAAGCGGTGGCGCAGGCCCTCGCGGGCTACGGCGCCCGCCCGTGGCAGATCGAGCAGGTGACGGCGGCGCTGGTCACCGCCCTCGCCGCGCGCGCCTGA
- a CDS encoding helix-turn-helix transcriptional regulator encodes MSVLLEQPASLVAYRPNKPTAMVVVADPRVRSTVTRHLWALGVRDVIEASSIAEARPRVGSPRDICVADVHLPDGSGLTLLSETRAAGWPNGLALSAADDIGAVRNALAGGVKGYVVTGTRTNIGLPSRPGAAPIGAAAARMHRRPPGAPSHPGGYRELSGREVEVLRLVAEGQSNKAIGVSMGLSALTVKSHLARIARKLGTGDRAGMVAVALRTGIIH; translated from the coding sequence GTGTCCGTTCTTCTCGAGCAGCCCGCAAGCCTGGTCGCCTACCGCCCGAACAAGCCGACGGCCATGGTCGTCGTGGCCGACCCGCGCGTGCGTTCCACCGTGACCCGCCATCTGTGGGCCCTCGGAGTACGTGACGTGATCGAGGCTTCGTCCATCGCGGAGGCCCGTCCCCGAGTCGGCAGCCCGCGCGACATCTGCGTGGCCGACGTCCACCTGCCCGACGGCTCCGGTCTCACCCTGCTCTCCGAGACCCGCGCCGCGGGCTGGCCGAACGGCCTGGCCCTGTCCGCCGCCGACGACATCGGCGCCGTACGCAACGCCCTCGCGGGCGGGGTGAAGGGCTACGTCGTCACCGGCACCCGGACCAACATCGGGCTCCCCAGCCGGCCCGGCGCCGCACCCATCGGCGCCGCCGCCGCCCGTATGCACCGCCGCCCCCCGGGTGCCCCGAGCCACCCGGGCGGCTACCGAGAGCTCTCCGGCCGCGAGGTCGAGGTCCTGCGCCTCGTCGCGGAGGGGCAGTCCAACAAGGCCATCGGTGTCTCGATGGGCCTGTCCGCCCTGACCGTCAAGTCCCACCTCGCCCGGATCGCCCGCAAGCTGGGCACCGGCGACCGGGCCGGGATGGTCGCCGTCGCTCTGCGGACCGGGATCATCCACTGA
- a CDS encoding DUF3000 domain-containing protein, whose amino-acid sequence MAAAQGRFSDGADGMDSAKESSVPLPFRRAVDGLKKARLRPGIEIDPTKPPQRLAPYAYALEAAVVDGEDDLADGRLILLHDPAGHDAWHGTFRLVTLVRAELEPEMATDPLLPEVCWSWLTGALDARGLAYGEASGTVTMAGSHYFGGLAERRPATQIEIRASWTPREGVGGVPDTSAHLSAWCELLCQIAGLPPVGPTDSVTGVVSLPQRRGPHHP is encoded by the coding sequence ATGGCTGCGGCTCAGGGACGATTTTCAGATGGCGCTGACGGTATGGACAGCGCGAAGGAGAGCTCGGTCCCGCTCCCGTTCCGGCGGGCGGTCGACGGCTTGAAGAAGGCGAGACTGCGCCCGGGGATCGAGATCGACCCCACGAAGCCGCCGCAGAGACTGGCCCCGTACGCCTACGCGCTGGAAGCGGCGGTGGTGGACGGCGAGGACGATCTGGCCGACGGCCGCCTCATCCTGCTCCACGATCCGGCCGGGCACGACGCCTGGCACGGAACGTTTCGGCTCGTGACGCTGGTACGGGCGGAACTGGAGCCCGAGATGGCCACGGACCCCCTCCTCCCGGAGGTGTGCTGGTCCTGGCTGACGGGGGCGCTGGACGCGCGCGGGCTGGCGTACGGGGAGGCGAGCGGGACCGTGACCATGGCGGGCTCGCACTACTTCGGCGGGCTCGCGGAGCGGCGGCCGGCGACGCAGATCGAGATCAGAGCCTCCTGGACGCCGCGCGAGGGCGTGGGCGGGGTGCCGGACACCTCCGCGCACCTGTCCGCCTGGTGCGAGCTGCTGTGCCAGATCGCCGGGCTGCCGCCGGTCGGGCCGACGGACAGCGTCACGGGCGTGGTGTCCCTGCCACAGCGCCGCGGTCCGCACCACCCGTAG